Proteins from a genomic interval of Lycium ferocissimum isolate CSIRO_LF1 chromosome 2, AGI_CSIRO_Lferr_CH_V1, whole genome shotgun sequence:
- the LOC132046889 gene encoding putative calcium-transporting ATPase 13, plasma membrane-type: MMEDHEDNGSTIDLEAQGSSPLLMNDELATFYGLMRRSVLLLRCTHRFIEAGARSLSRVSSSSSSSTTIFYTPLSSFDIQPGGDHEIQIDEIVAASPDGDWRVSTVQSNNDHIEIELQPHESHQQCLQITKINEIVKEKNLDSLDNFGGVTGVAEALSSDVDKGIHVGDISRRRKATNLSNHMIFRQLVCKEPTILLLLVAAILSFGFGINEEGVQNGWFEGAILVVIILVTVSFKLARNWYKRRCWKKQKDHKANAIQVIRGGNEVPILASDLVYGDIAYVRKGHSVPAHGLFVSGEKVELFHLDDGLVSIANEQSPFLSPGSKVINGDVRMIVTSVQMDKASQKSKISETDSSFCAYFDKLNNYIHISGLLIGILIIVVVFIRFKLGDKDDENGYRLETKEEPAEIARIMNAVKKVLTESKGTVRVWITLSGVTLLGMTEGIPFLISIAMAYWHSNFDVNMESVSTLCIESASWLKEQRMEVTQFFLDKKDVTKIPPHVCSVLSDGIGIGVSTQTAYHRIEEPILCWAEKNMGMERDTLNQQFTIVKDNDNEMNPFEEPCGVVIQKNGDNGKEYYSHFKGPADSILAMCSNYYDLKGEVQDLDDKTKSDFAQANKNVNVVAFACKRTQLAELDKNGLTFIGMFVLKDAFNLDNMRQAIAILKEGGVKIIFASEEDVEVLRTIGNDMGLLSSHDALVVRGEDFYNFTVDDIKEKVEKICIMGNSSPAHKLLLVEWLKKIGEVMAVVGEQAAAESNLVLEAAHFGLPVVTNWPETITHAINSIKGGRIVCENLRQFIQLEVILAITSLSINFILVMLDGDAPLTTIQLIWVYLLVTFIGGPTLLIQQSTRKLRDELSIRPRKPPITKAMWRNILFQASYQTSIFVFLQHRGSAILGISPKVNKSTVFNGFALCQLFNIFSARKSEQKNFFKGLGQNYWFWAVSGLYLVLQLGFIEVEPVFVFSNTARLNWKQWAECIFIGAVTWLLDWIVKWASEYIKIDKLDCGVFHLARINCCYGGPRSTPNSTLPSLDSPLVERAG; this comes from the exons ATGATGGAGGATCATGAAGACAATGGATCAACAATTGACCTTGAAGCTCAGGGGAGTTCACCTCTGCTAATGAACGATGAATTAGCTACTTTTTATGGTTTGATGAGGAGGTCAGTACTCCTTCTCCGATGTACTCACAGGTTCATTGAAGCTGGAGCAAGATCTCTTTCTCGAGTGTCGTCGTCATCGTCATCCTCCACCACAATCTTTTATACTCCTCTGAGCAGCTTTGATATTCAACCTGGCGGAGATCATGAAATCCAGATTGATGAAATTGTGGCAGCTTCACCTGATGGTGACTGGCGTGTTAGTACTGTACAATCAAACAATGATCACATCGAGATTGAGCTTCAGCCTCATGAGAGTCATCAACAATGCTTACAGATTACCAAGATTAATGAGATTGTGAAGGAGAAGAACTTGGATTCACTTGACAATTTTGGAGGAGTCACGGGGGTAGCTGAAGCATTGAGTAGTGATGTTGACAAAGGAATTCATGTTGGAGACATTTCTCGCCGCCGCAAGGCGACAAACTTGTCTAATCACATGATCTTCCGACAATTGGTATGCAAGGAACCAACTATTTTGCTCCTTCTAGTTGCTGCAATACTGTCTTTTGGCTTTGGAATCAATGAAGAAGGTGTGCAGAATGGTTGGTTTGAAGGAGCAATTTTGGTTGTGATCATACTTGTGACTGTTTCGTTTAAGTTAGCACGAAATTGGTACAAAAGACGCTGTTGGAAGAAGCAAAAAGATCACAAAGCAAACGCGATACAAGTTATTAGAGGAGGCAATGAAGTGCCAATCTTGGCCTCAGATCTTGTTTATGGTGATATAGCCTATGTGAGGAAAGGACATTCTGTTCCTGCACATGGTTTATTTGTTTCGGGTGAAAAAGTAGAGTTGTTCCATCTGGATGATGGACTAGTGTCTATCGCCAATGAGCAAAGTCCATTTTTGTCTCCTGGTTCTAAGGTGATTAATGGtgatgttagaatgattgttacAAGTGTTCAGATGGACAAAGCAAGCCAGAAGAGCAAGATTTCTGAGACGGACTCCAGTTTTTGTGCCTACTTTGACAAGTTGAACAATTACATACATATTAGTGGGCTGTTGATTGGCATTTTGATCATCGTGGTGGTGTTCATTCGCTTTAAATTGGGCGATAAAGATGATGAGAACGGATATAGATTGGAAACCAAGGAAGAACCTGCTGAAATTGCACGGATAATGAATGCCGTGAAGAAGGTTTTAACAGAATCAAAGGGAACAGTAAGAGTTTGGATAACTTTATCGGGTGTCACACTGCTGGGGATGACTGAAGGAATACCGTTTCTTATTTCAATTGCTATGGCATATTGGCATTCGAATTTTGATGTCAACATGGAATCAGTCAGCACCCTCTGTATAGAAAGTGCTAGCTGGTTGAAAGAGCAAAGAATGGAAGTTACCCAATTTTTTCTTGACAAAAAAGATGTTACCAAGATACCGCCACATGTCTGCAGTGTTCTCTCTGATGGAATTGGAATTGGTGTGTCCACTCAAACAGCCTACCACAGAATAGAAGAACCAATACTCTGTTGGGCAGAGAAGAACATGGGTATGGAGAGAGACACTTTGAATCAGCAGTTCACCATAGTGAAGGACAATGATAATGAGatgaatccttttgaagaacCTTGTGGGGTTGTCATACAGAAAAATGGGGACAATGGGAAAGAATACTATTCACACTTCAAGGGCCCTGCTGATTCAATATTGGCAATGTGTTCCAATTACTATGACTTGAAGGGTGAAGTGCAGGATTTGGATGACAAAACGAAGAGTGACTTTGCTCAGGCTAACAAAAACGTGAACGTAGTTGCATTTGCCTGCAAACGTACTCAGCTTGCTGAACTTGATAAAAATGGTCTAACATTCATTGGTATGTTTGTCTTAAAAGATGCTTTCAATCTAGACAACATGAGGCAAGCAATTGCAATTTTGAAAGAAGGTGGAGTGAAGATCATATTTGCCTCGGAAGAAGATGTTGAAGTACTTCGTACCATTGGTAATGACATGGGACTGCTCAGCTCACACGATGCTCTAGTGGTTAGGGGCGAAGATTTCTACAACTTCACCGTAGATGATATAAAGGAAAAAGTTGAGAAAATTTGCATTATGGGGAATTCCTCTCCCGCACACAAGCTTCTTTTGGTAGAGTGGTTGAAGAAAATAGGTGAAGTGATGGCTGTGGTAGGAGAACAAGCAGCAGCTGAGAGTAATCTGGTTCTTGAAGCAGCTCATTTTGGCCTGCCTGTGGTGACTAACTGGCCTGAAACTATAACTCACGCGATTAACAGTATCAAGGGAGGAAGAATTGTTTGTGAGAATCTGAGGCAATTCATCCAACTTGAGGTGATCTTGGCAATTACTAGCTTATCAATTAACTTCATACTGGTTATGTTAGACGGAGATGCCCCGTTAACGACCATCCAGTTGATATGGGTTTACCTTCTTGTTACATTTATTGGAGGCCCAACTTTGCTAATTCAACagtccacaagaaaactaagggaCGAACTATCCATCAGACCAAGAAAACCGCCAATTACCAAGGCCATGTGGAGAAACATACTTTTTCAAGCTTCTTATCAGACTAGCATTTTTGTATTTCTTCAACACAGAGGAAGTGCAATACTGGGCATCAGTCCAAAAGTTAATAAATCCACAGTCTTTAACGGGTTCGCTTTATGCCAGCTTTTTAACATATTCAGTGCAAGGAAGTCGGAGCAGAAGAACTTTTTCAAAGGTCTGGGTCAAAATTACTGGTTTTGGGCAGTGTCTGGGCTCTATCTTGTGTTGCAGTTGGGATTCATTGAAGTAGAGCCTGTCTTTGTCTTTAGCAACACGGCACGACTGAATTGGAAGCAGTGGGCTGAATGCATTTTTATTGGAGCTGTTACATGGTTGTTGGATTGGATAGTAAAATGGGCATCAGAATACATAAAGATAGATAAACTTGACTGTGGAGTTTTTCACCTAGCTAGAATCAATTGCTGTTACGGTGGACCAAGAAGTACACCAAATTCAACTCTTCCTTCCTTGGATTCTCCACTAGTGGAAAG GGCTGGATAA